The DNA sequence GGATGTGGTCTTGACCCTGGGAGCCGGCAATATCTGGCAGGTAGGAGAAGAGCTGCTGACGCGGCTTGGAAAATGAACAAAAGGGTAAAAAAGCAATTAGAGAAGTTATGTGACGGCGCGGTATTGTTTGATGAGCCGTTGGCGCGCTGGACGTCCCTTAAAGTGGGCGGCCCGGCCGGCGCCGTGGTCATGCCCCGCAGTCTCAACGCCCTGGGGCAAATCCTGACCTTTGCGCGCCAGGAAAGCGTACCTTGTTTTGTTATCGGCCGGGGGACAAACCTGGTAGTTAAAGACCGTGGATTTAACGGTGTAGTTATTTCCCTGAAGATGGGATTCAAAAAGATGACGGTCACGGACTTAAAAGACAGGCCCACCGTTTTGGTTACCGTGGAGGGAGGGGTTTATCTCCCGCAACTGGTTCGGTTTACGGCCAAGGCCGGATTTTCCGGCCTGGAGTTTGCTGCCGGTATCCCCGGCTCAACAGGTGGAGCCATATCCATGAACGCAGGCTCCTGGGGCGGTGAGATAAAAGACTGTTTGCAAGAGATCAGCGTCCTGGATGAGGAAGGAAAGGTCGGGCGATGGGAGAGGAGCCGGCTCTCCTTTGGCTATCGCACTCTTTTAGCCCCTAAGGGGGGCGCCATCCTTTCCGGCACCTTTTGCCTGGAGAGGAGCAATCCCGGGCAGGTTCAGGATATAGTTACCTCCAACTTGGCGCGTAAACGCGCCACCCAGCCCCTTCGTCAGCCCAGCGCCGGCTCTATTTTTAAAAACC is a window from the Thermodesulfobacteriota bacterium genome containing:
- the murB gene encoding UDP-N-acetylmuramate dehydrogenase, yielding MNKRVKKQLEKLCDGAVLFDEPLARWTSLKVGGPAGAVVMPRSLNALGQILTFARQESVPCFVIGRGTNLVVKDRGFNGVVISLKMGFKKMTVTDLKDRPTVLVTVEGGVYLPQLVRFTAKAGFSGLEFAAGIPGSTGGAISMNAGSWGGEIKDCLQEISVLDEEGKVGRWERSRLSFGYRTLLAPKGGAILSGTFCLERSNPGQVQDIVTSNLARKRATQPLRQPSAGSIFKNPAGLAAGKLIEMAGLKGMRCGGALVSRKHANFIVNTGGATASDILGLLGLVRDQVQARFGVKLEPEVEIIGA